Proteins from a single region of Coregonus clupeaformis isolate EN_2021a chromosome 35, ASM2061545v1, whole genome shotgun sequence:
- the LOC123482510 gene encoding cytochrome c oxidase subunit NDUFA4-like, whose protein sequence is MLSTVSRQLKSHPALVPLFIFIGGGMAMSGAYLLRLAMGPHVSWNRNGNPEPWNKMAPTHQHKFYAVNMDYSKLKKEGPDF, encoded by the exons ATGCTGAGCACAGTTAGCCGGCAACTTAAAAGCCACCCAGCT TTGGTCCCCCTCTTCATCTTCATCGGTGGTGGGATGGCTATGTCTGGGGCGTACCTCCTGCGCCTGGCAATGGGACCCCATGTCAG TTGGAATCGTAACGGCAACCCCGAGCCATGGAACAAGATGGCACCCACACATCAGCACAAG TTTTATGCTGTGAACATGGACTACAGCAAGCTGAAGAAGGAGGGTCCTGACTTCTAA